A stretch of Rhizobium sp. TH2 DNA encodes these proteins:
- a CDS encoding Do family serine endopeptidase — protein MIRAALASLTVLIALSTTAMAQDVKQVPESMMEVQLSFAPLVKRTASAVVNVYADKRVTPFYSRDPFFEEFFGQQMPNRTQKQSSLGSGVIVTEAGLVVTNNHVIANADNIKIALSDGREFAAKIVLKDDRLDLAVLKIQTPAPKFSFLPVGDSDSVEVGDLVLAVGNPFGVGQTVTSGIVSGLARNKIGEGDFSFFIQTDASINPGNSGGALINMHGELIGINTAILSSGGGSNGIGFAIPGNLVKVFIAAAEGGQPGFVRPYIGASFEAVTMDMAEALGLKIARGALVSKVISESPADKAGLRPGDVIVAVNGRAVEHPDALGYRLTTAGLGASVKLTVSENGTEREASLKLEQAPESRPKDERLIDGRNPFAGALVANLSPKLAEEMQMPVEAQGVVVEDVARGSPAGRLGFEPRDIIVNINGTDIDSTESLQRIIEGGADFWRVEIERNGQRIRQFIR, from the coding sequence ATGATCCGCGCCGCTCTTGCCAGCCTGACCGTCCTCATTGCTCTATCCACGACCGCTATGGCCCAGGACGTCAAGCAGGTGCCCGAGAGCATGATGGAGGTGCAGCTTTCCTTCGCGCCGCTGGTCAAGCGCACGGCCAGCGCCGTCGTCAATGTCTATGCGGACAAGCGGGTGACGCCGTTCTATTCGCGCGATCCGTTCTTCGAGGAGTTCTTCGGCCAGCAGATGCCGAACCGGACGCAGAAGCAGAGCTCGCTCGGCTCGGGCGTCATCGTCACGGAAGCGGGACTCGTCGTGACCAACAACCATGTCATCGCCAATGCCGACAATATCAAGATTGCTCTCTCCGACGGCCGGGAATTCGCGGCGAAGATCGTGCTCAAGGACGATCGGCTGGATCTCGCGGTGCTGAAGATCCAGACGCCGGCGCCGAAGTTCTCCTTCCTGCCGGTCGGTGATTCCGATTCGGTCGAGGTCGGCGACCTGGTTCTGGCCGTGGGCAATCCGTTCGGCGTCGGCCAGACGGTGACCTCCGGTATCGTGTCCGGCCTTGCCCGCAACAAGATCGGGGAGGGTGATTTCTCCTTCTTCATCCAGACAGACGCATCGATCAATCCCGGCAATTCCGGCGGCGCGCTGATCAACATGCATGGTGAGTTGATCGGCATCAACACCGCCATCCTGTCCTCGGGCGGCGGCTCGAACGGCATCGGTTTTGCCATTCCCGGCAACCTCGTGAAGGTGTTCATCGCGGCGGCCGAAGGCGGCCAGCCGGGGTTCGTCCGGCCCTATATTGGCGCAAGCTTTGAAGCGGTCACCATGGATATGGCCGAGGCGCTGGGGCTGAAGATCGCGCGCGGTGCGCTGGTCTCGAAGGTCATTTCCGAAAGCCCGGCCGACAAGGCAGGATTGAGGCCCGGCGATGTGATCGTGGCGGTCAACGGCCGTGCGGTGGAGCATCCCGATGCGCTCGGTTACCGGCTGACGACGGCAGGGCTCGGCGCCTCGGTCAAACTCACCGTTTCGGAAAACGGCACGGAGCGCGAAGCCTCGCTCAAGCTCGAACAGGCGCCGGAATCGCGACCGAAGGACGAGCGGCTGATCGACGGCCGCAATCCATTCGCCGGCGCATTGGTGGCGAACCTGTCGCCCAAGCTTGCCGAGGAAATGCAGATGCCGGTGGAGGCCCAAGGGGTGGTGGTCGAAGACGTCGCGCGCGGTTCTCCGGCTGGCCGGCTGGGCTTCGAGCCGCGCGACATCATCGTCAATATCAACGGTACGGATATTGATTCCACCGAGAGCCTGCAACGGATCATCGAGGGCGGAGCGGACTTCTGGCGGGTCGAGATCGAGCGCAACGGCCAGCGGATCAGGCAATTCATCCGATGA
- a CDS encoding replication-associated recombination protein A, which translates to MNELFASAGIPESQRPLADRLRPQSIAEISGQEHLTGPDGALTRMIEAGSLGSMIFWGPPGTGKTTMARLLSNETELHFEQISAVFSGVADLKKVFEAARFRRGQGRQTLLFVDEIHRFNRSQQDSFLPVMEDGTIVLVGATTENPSFELNAALLSRARVLVFKSHDEASLEELLRRAEALMGKPLPLDENARASLIGMADGDGRAVLTLAEEVWRAARESEVFDTEGLIRVVQRRAPIYDKGQDGHYNLISALHKSVRGSDPDAALYYLSRMLDAGEDPLFLGRRLVRMAVEDIGLADPQALVIANAAKDAYDFLGSPEGELAFAQAVVYLATAPKSNAVYTAFKAATLAAKQNGSLLPPKHILNAPTKLMTSEGYGDGYRYDHDEPDAFSGQDYFPEKMGRRQFYQPPDRGFEREINKRLDYWAKLRQERQKK; encoded by the coding sequence ATGAACGAACTTTTCGCAAGTGCCGGGATTCCCGAGAGCCAACGGCCATTGGCCGACCGGCTGCGGCCGCAGAGCATCGCGGAGATCTCCGGGCAGGAGCATCTCACCGGACCTGACGGGGCGCTGACGCGGATGATCGAGGCCGGCTCGCTCGGCTCGATGATCTTCTGGGGGCCGCCGGGCACCGGCAAGACGACGATGGCGCGGCTGCTGTCGAACGAGACCGAGCTCCATTTCGAGCAGATTTCGGCGGTTTTCTCCGGCGTCGCCGATCTCAAGAAGGTGTTCGAAGCGGCACGGTTCCGCCGCGGCCAGGGGCGGCAGACGCTGCTCTTCGTCGACGAGATCCATCGCTTCAACCGTTCGCAACAGGATAGTTTCCTGCCCGTGATGGAAGACGGCACGATCGTGCTGGTCGGCGCGACGACCGAAAACCCATCGTTCGAGCTCAATGCCGCGCTCCTCTCGCGTGCCCGGGTGCTGGTGTTCAAGTCGCATGACGAGGCGAGCCTGGAGGAGCTGTTACGCCGGGCCGAAGCACTGATGGGGAAGCCGCTGCCGCTTGACGAAAATGCCCGGGCGTCGCTGATAGGTATGGCCGACGGCGATGGCCGCGCGGTGCTGACACTTGCCGAGGAAGTTTGGCGCGCCGCGCGCGAGAGCGAGGTATTCGATACGGAAGGCCTGATCCGCGTCGTCCAGCGTCGTGCGCCAATCTACGACAAGGGCCAGGACGGGCATTACAACCTGATCTCGGCCCTGCACAAGTCGGTTCGCGGCTCCGACCCGGATGCGGCGCTCTACTATCTCTCCCGCATGCTGGATGCGGGCGAGGATCCACTGTTCCTCGGCCGGCGGCTCGTGCGGATGGCGGTCGAGGATATCGGGCTGGCCGATCCGCAGGCGCTGGTGATCGCCAATGCCGCCAAGGATGCCTATGATTTCCTCGGCTCGCCCGAGGGCGAACTGGCATTCGCGCAGGCGGTCGTCTATCTCGCGACCGCGCCAAAGTCCAATGCGGTCTACACCGCCTTCAAGGCGGCGACGCTAGCAGCCAAGCAAAATGGCTCGCTGCTGCCGCCCAAGCATATTCTCAACGCACCGACCAAGCTTATGACCAGCGAAGGCTATGGCGACGGCTATCGATACGATCACGACGAGCCGGATGCGTTCTCGGGCCAGGACTATTTTCCGGAGAAGATGGGCCGCCGGCAATTCTACCAACCGCCCGACCGGGGCTTCGAGCGCGAGATCAACAAGCGGCTCGACTACTGGGCGAAGCTGCGCCAGGAACGCCAGAAGAAGTAA
- a CDS encoding P1 family peptidase: MKPGPKNLITDVGGLTVGNAEDRALKSGVTVVVCDTAATAAVHVMGGAPGTRETDLLEPHNTVQAIDAVFLSGGSAFGLDAGSGVQAALREAGRGFAVGPVRVPIVPGAILFDLINGGNKDWGRYPPYRDLGFDAVQKASRDFALGSHGAGTGALTAGLKGGLGSASTVLPNGVTIGALAAVNALGSVTYGSSRHFRAAAFEIGDEFGGLGLPHPLPIDASDIITKMNLGQPREANTTITVIATDAVLSKAECKRLAVVAHDGFPHAIWPSHTPMDGDIVFALATGASGKTIDVADFVTLCTAAVSTMARAIARGVYSAEADADDVMPVWKA; the protein is encoded by the coding sequence GTGAAACCGGGACCGAAAAACCTGATCACCGATGTCGGCGGCCTGACCGTCGGCAATGCCGAGGACCGGGCACTGAAATCCGGCGTGACAGTCGTGGTCTGCGATACAGCCGCGACAGCCGCAGTCCACGTCATGGGCGGCGCCCCCGGCACCCGCGAGACCGATCTGCTCGAACCCCACAACACCGTGCAGGCGATCGACGCCGTGTTTCTCTCAGGCGGTTCGGCCTTCGGGCTCGATGCCGGCTCCGGTGTCCAGGCGGCGCTGCGCGAGGCCGGTCGAGGCTTCGCAGTCGGCCCGGTCCGCGTGCCGATCGTGCCCGGCGCCATTCTTTTCGACCTCATCAATGGTGGCAATAAGGACTGGGGCCGCTATCCGCCTTACCGCGATCTCGGCTTCGACGCGGTGCAAAAGGCCAGCCGCGATTTCGCGCTCGGTTCGCATGGCGCCGGCACCGGTGCTCTGACGGCGGGGCTGAAAGGCGGCCTCGGTTCTGCATCGACGGTCCTGCCAAATGGTGTGACGATCGGTGCACTGGCGGCAGTCAACGCGCTTGGCTCCGTCACCTATGGCAGTTCCCGCCATTTCCGCGCGGCGGCCTTCGAAATCGGCGACGAGTTTGGCGGCCTGGGCCTGCCACACCCCCTGCCCATTGACGCCAGCGACATCATCACCAAGATGAATCTCGGTCAGCCCCGCGAAGCCAATACGACGATCACGGTCATCGCCACGGATGCGGTGCTTTCCAAGGCAGAATGCAAACGGCTGGCCGTCGTCGCCCATGATGGTTTCCCGCATGCGATCTGGCCTTCGCACACGCCGATGGATGGCGACATCGTCTTCGCGCTCGCCACCGGCGCTTCGGGCAAGACGATCGACGTGGCGGATTTCGTCACCCTCTGCACCGCCGCCGTCTCGACCATGGCCCGCGCCATCGCCCGCGGCGTCTATTCCGCCGAGGCGGACGCCGACGACGTGATGCCGGTATGGAAGGCGTGA
- a CDS encoding MoxR family ATPase, whose protein sequence is MPEPSKSSLPQSIDETIALLEAHDYLAGRSLATVVYLALKLKRPLFLEGDAGVGKTEIAKVLATALGRDLIRLQCYEGLDVSSAVYEWNYPAQMLEIRLAEAEGVTDRARLEGDLFSEKHLIRRPVLQALSSSAGGAPVFLIDELDRTDEAFEAFLLEILSDFQVTIPELGTIKAAEPPIVIITTNRTREVHDALKRRCLYHWVDYPTADLELEIIRRKVPGCSERLSEEIVAYVQKLRRLDLFKNPGIAETIDWATALTELDRVALDPETISDTVGALLKYQDDIARIQGSEGRQALDAVKAELRAVG, encoded by the coding sequence ATGCCGGAACCTTCGAAGTCATCACTACCCCAATCGATAGACGAGACGATCGCGCTGCTCGAAGCGCATGATTACCTGGCCGGCCGGTCGCTGGCGACAGTGGTCTATCTCGCCCTGAAGCTCAAGCGGCCGCTTTTCCTAGAAGGTGACGCCGGCGTCGGCAAGACCGAGATCGCCAAGGTTCTTGCGACGGCACTCGGCCGCGACCTGATACGGCTGCAATGCTACGAAGGCCTCGACGTGTCCTCGGCGGTCTACGAGTGGAACTACCCCGCCCAGATGCTGGAGATCAGGCTCGCCGAAGCCGAAGGGGTCACGGATCGGGCGCGGTTGGAAGGCGATCTGTTCTCGGAGAAGCATCTGATACGGCGGCCGGTGCTGCAGGCGCTCTCGTCATCGGCAGGCGGCGCGCCGGTGTTTCTGATCGATGAGCTTGATCGCACCGACGAGGCCTTCGAGGCGTTCCTGCTGGAAATCCTGTCCGATTTCCAGGTCACCATTCCCGAGCTCGGCACGATCAAGGCAGCAGAGCCGCCGATCGTTATCATCACCACCAACCGCACCCGCGAGGTGCATGACGCGCTGAAGCGCCGCTGCCTTTATCATTGGGTCGATTATCCGACTGCCGATCTGGAGCTGGAGATCATCCGCCGCAAGGTGCCCGGATGCAGCGAGCGGCTGAGCGAGGAAATCGTCGCCTATGTGCAGAAGCTGCGGCGGCTCGACCTGTTCAAGAATCCCGGCATTGCGGAAACCATCGACTGGGCCACGGCGCTGACCGAACTCGACCGCGTCGCGCTCGATCCGGAGACGATTTCGGACACGGTCGGCGCGCTGCTGAAGTATCAGGATGATATCGCCCGCATCCAGGGCTCCGAGGGGCGGCAGGCGCTTGATGCGGTCAAAGCCGAGCTCAGGGCAGTGGGATGA
- a CDS encoding HAD-IA family hydrolase produces the protein MKLVLFDCDGTLVDSGKLIHEVMARTFENHGYERPHYDATKSIIGLTLDTAIARIMGVEEIDDHIRTMTQHYKDLYSPVRAEPGFEEPLYAGVAEMIEVLVARDDVVIGAVTGKSRRGLDLIRNSHGFENVFTVSRTADDCPSKPHPAMVLECCAEAGIDPQDTIVIGDSVYDILMAKSAGAKAIGVSWGYGETVALQAAGADVVVHEVGHILHHV, from the coding sequence ATGAAACTCGTCCTCTTCGACTGCGACGGCACCCTCGTCGACTCCGGCAAGCTTATCCACGAGGTCATGGCCCGCACCTTCGAGAACCATGGCTATGAGCGCCCGCATTACGACGCGACGAAATCGATCATCGGCCTGACGCTCGATACCGCGATCGCCCGCATCATGGGCGTCGAGGAGATCGACGATCACATCCGCACCATGACCCAGCATTACAAGGACCTCTACAGCCCGGTGCGCGCCGAGCCGGGTTTCGAGGAGCCGCTCTATGCCGGCGTCGCCGAGATGATCGAGGTGCTGGTGGCGCGTGACGACGTCGTGATCGGCGCCGTCACCGGTAAATCCCGGCGGGGCCTTGATCTGATCCGCAATAGCCACGGCTTCGAAAATGTCTTCACCGTCTCGCGCACGGCCGACGATTGCCCGTCCAAGCCGCATCCCGCCATGGTGCTGGAATGCTGCGCCGAGGCCGGTATCGATCCCCAGGACACTATTGTAATCGGCGATTCCGTCTACGATATCTTGATGGCGAAATCGGCCGGCGCCAAGGCGATCGGCGTTTCCTGGGGCTATGGCGAAACCGTAGCCCTACAGGCCGCGGGCGCCGATGTCGTGGTCCACGAAGTCGGCCACATCCTTCACCACGTCTGA
- a CDS encoding flavin reductase — protein sequence MLKRNLAELSVADGKLYRDAMARYAGHVQLVTTAFNGERRGLAVTAACSVSDSPPTVLVCLNHNNEKNRMFFESGIFALNSLAFHHQALSHAFSGLEKLTMDERFGHGNWDTLVTGAPALVDAIATYDCRIVNMIPQSTHTIVVGEVAALRLGGQNPALVYMDRSYRTL from the coding sequence ATGCTGAAGCGGAATCTGGCGGAACTGTCGGTGGCCGACGGGAAACTCTATCGCGATGCCATGGCGCGTTATGCGGGTCATGTGCAGCTGGTCACCACTGCGTTCAACGGCGAGCGCCGCGGCCTGGCCGTGACCGCCGCCTGCAGCGTTTCCGACAGCCCGCCGACGGTTCTCGTCTGCCTCAACCACAATAACGAGAAGAACCGGATGTTCTTCGAGAGCGGCATTTTCGCGCTCAATTCGCTGGCCTTTCATCATCAGGCGCTGAGCCATGCCTTTTCGGGGCTTGAAAAGCTGACGATGGACGAGCGGTTTGGGCATGGCAACTGGGATACGCTGGTGACCGGCGCGCCCGCGCTTGTCGATGCGATCGCCACCTACGACTGCCGGATCGTCAATATGATACCGCAGTCGACCCACACGATCGTGGTCGGCGAAGTCGCAGCCTTGCGACTTGGCGGGCAAAATCCGGCGCTTGTCTATATGGACCGGTCGTACCGCACATTATAG
- the fghA gene encoding S-formylglutathione hydrolase: protein MQGLNIVSEVSSHGGVQGVYSHMSATCKCEMTFAVFVPPQAATSLCPVVWYLSGLTCTHANVMEKGEYRRLAAELGLIVVCPDTSPRGDHVPDDAGNWQMGKGAGFYLDATQAPWAENYRMYSYITRELTDLVGKNFRTDMSRQGIFGHSMGGHGALTIALKHPDRFSSASAFAPIVEPSTADWSIGAFEKYLGPDRQTWRKYDAVALIEDGATFPEFLVDQGLGDNFLQTGLRPWLLEEAIEVTDIKLTLRNHERYDHSYYFISSFMDDHLRWHAERLK from the coding sequence ATGCAGGGACTGAATATCGTTTCCGAAGTTTCCAGCCACGGCGGCGTACAGGGCGTCTATTCCCACATGTCGGCGACCTGCAAATGCGAAATGACCTTCGCGGTGTTCGTGCCGCCGCAGGCGGCGACCAGCCTCTGCCCGGTTGTCTGGTATCTCTCGGGGCTCACCTGCACGCATGCCAATGTGATGGAGAAGGGCGAGTATCGCAGACTTGCCGCGGAACTCGGGCTGATCGTGGTGTGCCCCGATACATCGCCGCGCGGCGACCACGTGCCGGATGACGCAGGCAACTGGCAGATGGGGAAAGGAGCGGGCTTTTATCTCGATGCCACGCAAGCGCCCTGGGCCGAGAACTACCGGATGTACAGCTACATCACCAGGGAATTGACCGATCTGGTGGGCAAGAATTTCCGCACCGATATGAGCAGGCAGGGCATTTTCGGCCATTCGATGGGCGGTCACGGCGCGCTGACCATCGCGCTCAAGCATCCCGACCGGTTCAGCAGCGCCTCGGCCTTCGCGCCGATCGTCGAGCCTTCGACGGCGGACTGGTCGATTGGTGCCTTCGAGAAATATCTCGGCCCCGACCGTCAGACCTGGCGGAAATACGATGCGGTGGCTTTGATCGAGGACGGCGCGACCTTCCCGGAGTTCCTGGTCGACCAGGGGCTTGGCGACAATTTCCTGCAGACCGGCTTACGGCCCTGGCTGCTGGAAGAGGCGATCGAGGTGACCGACATCAAGCTCACGCTGCGCAATCACGAACGCTACGACCATTCCTACTATTTCATATCGAGCTTCATGGACGACCATCTGAGATGGCATGCCGAACGCCTGAAGTGA
- the crcB gene encoding fluoride efflux transporter CrcB yields the protein MNHILLVAVGGALGSVARYLTGLAALRWFGPGYPWGTLSVNIVGGLAIGVFAELIARRFDGSQELRLFIITGILGGFTTFSAFSLEVSTMAERGDYLWAASYILLSIVISVAAVFAGLALVRALV from the coding sequence ATGAACCACATCCTTCTCGTTGCCGTCGGCGGCGCGCTCGGCTCGGTCGCCCGTTATCTCACTGGTCTCGCCGCGCTTCGCTGGTTCGGCCCGGGCTATCCCTGGGGCACGCTCTCGGTCAATATCGTGGGCGGACTGGCGATCGGCGTCTTCGCCGAGTTGATAGCCCGGCGCTTCGATGGCTCGCAGGAACTACGCCTCTTCATCATCACCGGCATACTCGGCGGCTTCACCACCTTCTCGGCCTTCTCGCTGGAAGTCTCCACTATGGCCGAGCGCGGCGACTATCTCTGGGCGGCCTCCTATATCCTGCTTTCCATCGTCATATCCGTGGCCGCGGTGTTCGCAGGACTCGCTTTGGTGCGCGCTTTGGTTTAG
- a CDS encoding branched-chain amino acid ABC transporter substrate-binding protein: protein MTMKLRSALACLLLAAAPQAGFAAGPRIAVVAPMSGNLQVLGDQIRLGAVQAADGKAEIITIDETCTEKSAPSIAEQIRQADAVAAIGFLCVDSLDGGLPILAETKIPAITLSVRSPVLMEDSLKKGWPFFRLAPSTSAERDMIVQEIFAQWKDKPFALLDDGTIMSREMIDNVRQALEQKGMKAAFIDNFRPAQEVQTQLIRRLAKAGITHVFAASDRNDMSVMARDAKAAKINLTFMGGDALNGTNQPVPLEPGTFAVTLPDPQTIASAKPIVEIIHQKKKSAEGYVLPSYSAITVILEANEIASGSGAPLADALSNTPFETPIGEIRFNKNHELSTNPFRMLVWDGNAFVLPPVTE from the coding sequence ATGACCATGAAACTGCGCTCCGCCCTCGCCTGCCTCCTCCTCGCTGCCGCGCCCCAGGCCGGGTTCGCGGCCGGACCCCGGATCGCCGTTGTGGCGCCGATGTCGGGCAATCTCCAGGTCCTCGGCGACCAGATCAGGCTCGGCGCCGTGCAGGCTGCCGACGGCAAGGCGGAGATCATCACCATCGACGAGACCTGCACCGAAAAATCCGCCCCGTCGATTGCCGAACAGATCAGGCAAGCGGATGCCGTCGCCGCGATCGGCTTTCTCTGCGTCGATTCGCTCGATGGTGGCCTGCCCATCCTCGCCGAGACAAAAATCCCCGCAATCACGCTCTCCGTCCGCTCGCCAGTGCTGATGGAGGATTCGCTGAAAAAGGGCTGGCCGTTCTTCCGGCTGGCGCCCTCGACTTCAGCCGAACGCGACATGATCGTCCAGGAAATCTTCGCGCAGTGGAAGGACAAGCCCTTCGCGCTGCTCGATGATGGCACGATCATGAGCCGCGAAATGATCGATAATGTCCGCCAGGCCCTCGAGCAGAAGGGCATGAAGGCAGCCTTCATCGATAATTTCCGCCCTGCGCAGGAAGTCCAGACCCAGTTGATCCGCCGCCTCGCCAAGGCGGGCATCACGCATGTCTTCGCCGCCTCCGACCGCAACGATATGTCTGTTATGGCCCGCGATGCGAAGGCCGCGAAGATCAACCTGACCTTCATGGGCGGCGATGCGCTCAACGGCACCAACCAGCCTGTGCCGCTCGAGCCCGGCACCTTCGCCGTGACCCTTCCGGACCCGCAGACGATTGCCAGCGCCAAGCCCATCGTTGAGATAATCCACCAGAAGAAGAAAAGCGCGGAAGGCTATGTTCTACCTTCATATTCCGCCATAACTGTAATCCTCGAGGCAAACGAGATCGCATCCGGCAGCGGTGCGCCATTGGCCGATGCACTGTCCAATACACCGTTTGAAACACCCATCGGTGAAATCCGCTTCAACAAGAACCATGAGCTTTCGACCAATCCCTTCCGGATGCTGGTCTGGGACGGCAATGCCTTCGTCCTGCCGCCGGTGACCGAGTGA
- a CDS encoding RluA family pseudouridine synthase: MAGVEHKQVGDDEAGMRLDRWFKLHYPGLGFGPLQKLLRSGQIRIDGGRVKSDSRVQPGQTVRIPPMDVDEKKSGKPLSGKELSHSSDHELLSRMLIYEDKKVIVLNKPHGLPVQGGSGVYRNVDKMLEAWTSPKGEKPRLVHRLDRDTSGVLVVARTRGAAQSLTAAFRERDTKKTYWALVKGVPRPAEGKVSSWLVKEQTPDGDRMRTAKHGEDGADHAISYFRVLEAAAQSLAWLEMEPYTGRTHQLRVHAAHIGHPIIGDPKYFEAEQGWTFPGGIQNKLHLHARHIDVPHPDGGRLRVTAPLPPHMVQTWNLLGFEEGDGGEYGE; encoded by the coding sequence ATGGCAGGCGTAGAACACAAGCAGGTAGGCGACGACGAGGCGGGCATGCGGCTCGATCGCTGGTTCAAGCTTCATTATCCCGGCCTGGGATTTGGACCGTTGCAGAAACTTCTGCGCTCGGGCCAGATCCGCATCGATGGCGGCCGCGTGAAATCCGACAGCCGCGTCCAGCCCGGCCAGACGGTGCGCATTCCCCCGATGGATGTCGACGAGAAGAAATCCGGCAAGCCGCTTTCCGGCAAGGAACTCTCGCATTCCTCGGATCACGAGCTGCTCTCGCGCATGCTGATCTACGAGGACAAGAAGGTCATCGTGCTCAACAAGCCGCATGGCCTGCCCGTGCAGGGCGGTTCCGGCGTCTATCGCAATGTCGACAAGATGCTGGAAGCCTGGACCAGCCCCAAGGGCGAGAAGCCGCGCCTCGTCCATCGCCTCGACCGCGATACGTCGGGCGTGCTGGTGGTTGCCCGCACGCGTGGCGCCGCGCAATCCCTGACCGCTGCCTTCCGCGAACGCGACACCAAGAAGACCTATTGGGCGCTGGTCAAGGGCGTGCCTCGCCCGGCCGAGGGCAAGGTATCGTCCTGGCTGGTCAAGGAACAGACGCCCGACGGCGACCGCATGCGCACCGCCAAGCATGGCGAGGATGGCGCCGACCACGCAATCTCCTATTTCCGGGTGCTGGAAGCAGCGGCCCAGAGCCTCGCCTGGCTCGAGATGGAGCCCTATACCGGCCGCACCCACCAGCTCCGCGTCCACGCCGCCCATATCGGCCACCCGATCATCGGCGATCCCAAATATTTCGAAGCCGAACAGGGCTGGACCTTCCCCGGCGGCATCCAGAACAAGCTGCATCTGCATGCCCGCCATATTGACGTGCCGCATCCCGATGGAGGCCGCCTGCGGGTCACCGCGCCACTGCCGCCGCATATGGTACAGACCTGGAACCTGCTAGGCTTTGAAGAAGGCGACGGCGGGGAGTATGGGGAATAA
- a CDS encoding YaiI/YqxD family protein → MAGIEIFVDADACPVKPEILKVAERHALRVTLVANSGLRPSRDPMVRNIIVSAGFDAADNWIAENSKPNDIVITADVPLAVRCVANGAHVTGPTGRIFDEKNIGMASAMRDLGQHLRETGESKGYNAAFSPRDRSAFLETLDKLCRRAKAAGNT, encoded by the coding sequence TTGGCAGGAATTGAAATCTTCGTCGATGCCGATGCCTGCCCGGTCAAGCCGGAAATCCTGAAGGTCGCCGAGCGTCACGCGCTGCGCGTGACGCTCGTCGCCAATTCGGGGCTCCGGCCGTCGCGCGATCCGATGGTGCGAAACATCATCGTTTCCGCCGGCTTCGATGCCGCCGACAACTGGATCGCCGAAAACTCCAAGCCCAATGACATCGTAATCACCGCCGACGTGCCGCTCGCGGTGCGGTGCGTGGCCAACGGTGCGCATGTGACGGGACCAACGGGCCGCATCTTCGACGAGAAGAATATCGGCATGGCGTCAGCCATGCGCGATCTCGGCCAGCACCTGCGCGAAACCGGCGAAAGCAAGGGCTACAACGCCGCCTTCTCGCCGCGCGACCGTTCGGCCTTCCTCGAAACGCTGGACAAGCTCTGCCGCCGGGCAAAGGCTGCTGGGAACACCTGA
- a CDS encoding ATP12 family chaperone protein, with protein MRDIFLDLNEQLSHPDPVRRAQIQMKAPLPKRFYKVVSVGEADGEYSILLDGRPVKTPAKRPLTLPTQAAAELVAAEWDAQKEVINPIRMPLTRLINSALDGVAAEIDAVFDDIVKYAGTDLLCYRSETPQSLVDAQAAKWDPILYWAAEEIGARFILAQGIIHQSQPQTAISAFAKVLSKYRTPIEMAALHSITSLTGSALLALAFAEGRISAEEAWHAAHADEDWNIEHWGGDAEAEARRAARWTDMEASYQLFNAVRNATG; from the coding sequence ATGCGCGATATCTTCCTCGATCTCAACGAGCAGCTTTCCCATCCCGATCCGGTGCGCCGCGCGCAGATCCAGATGAAGGCGCCGCTGCCGAAGCGCTTCTATAAGGTCGTCTCGGTCGGCGAGGCCGATGGCGAATACTCGATCCTTCTCGATGGTCGCCCGGTGAAGACGCCGGCGAAGCGGCCCCTCACCCTGCCCACGCAAGCAGCCGCCGAACTCGTGGCCGCCGAATGGGATGCGCAGAAGGAGGTCATCAACCCGATCAGGATGCCCCTCACCCGGCTCATCAACTCCGCACTCGATGGCGTCGCCGCCGAGATCGATGCTGTGTTCGACGACATCGTCAAATATGCCGGCACCGATCTGCTCTGCTATCGCTCCGAGACGCCGCAATCGCTGGTCGATGCGCAGGCGGCCAAATGGGATCCGATCCTCTATTGGGCGGCCGAGGAAATCGGCGCCCGCTTCATCCTCGCCCAAGGCATCATCCATCAGAGCCAGCCCCAGACGGCGATATCAGCTTTCGCCAAGGTCCTGAGCAAGTACCGGACGCCGATCGAAATGGCGGCGCTGCACAGTATCACCTCGCTCACAGGCTCTGCGCTCTTGGCGCTCGCATTCGCCGAAGGCAGGATCAGCGCCGAAGAAGCCTGGCACGCGGCCCATGCCGACGAGGACTGGAATATCGAGCATTGGGGCGGCGACGCGGAGGCCGAAGCCCGCCGGGCGGCGCGCTGGACCGACATGGAAGCCTCATACCAATTGTTTAATGCGGTGAGAAACGCGACCGGCTAA